The following are encoded in a window of Flavobacterium psychrotrophum genomic DNA:
- a CDS encoding DUF4350 domain-containing protein, whose product MKKALITIFSIIAVFVVIAIIADAYEPKQLNWRPSYSINNKIPLGLYVLNEEAPDLFKGDTIEKISISPYEYLEEDYDYETNTYYSQGTYLNIYESNDIDRASAKELLNYAAHGNTVLLSMNNFPEVILDTLGLSIRDLNPVDSIALTFDKNSKNKYWYKEGHGHNYFDSLATGNDSIAILGYQHTKDTVVPNYVQAKFGYGRILLHTQPQVFTNYYLLTKNTWQYAEAIAAKIPTGRLLWQVGNATAQNRDTTLTNFLEQPAFSSFWYLGLLALIVFIFFNARRRQRVVPVIHPVTNTTIDFTKTIGNLYFQEGNHHTIIDKKIIYFLEKVRTDYLIDTYSLDDAFVERLHQKTGKSIQDIQQAVSLIKKHRQQILSSEADVIAINNAIEKLRL is encoded by the coding sequence ATGAAAAAGGCGCTTATTACCATATTCTCTATTATTGCTGTGTTTGTTGTAATAGCAATCATTGCAGATGCCTATGAGCCTAAACAGCTTAACTGGAGGCCGTCTTATTCTATAAATAATAAAATACCGCTTGGGCTTTATGTACTTAATGAAGAGGCCCCTGATCTTTTTAAGGGAGATACTATTGAGAAGATATCTATAAGCCCTTATGAATATCTTGAGGAAGATTATGATTATGAGACTAATACCTACTATAGTCAGGGCACTTATCTTAATATTTATGAATCTAACGATATAGATCGCGCATCAGCTAAAGAGCTCCTTAACTATGCAGCACACGGTAACACGGTATTGCTTAGCATGAACAATTTTCCTGAGGTTATACTGGATACCCTTGGGCTTAGCATTAGAGACCTGAATCCTGTTGACTCTATCGCACTTACCTTCGATAAAAACAGTAAAAACAAATATTGGTATAAAGAAGGGCACGGACATAACTATTTTGACAGCCTTGCAACGGGTAACGACAGCATAGCCATACTGGGCTACCAGCATACAAAAGATACTGTGGTACCTAACTATGTTCAGGCAAAATTTGGCTATGGCCGCATACTACTGCACACACAACCACAGGTATTTACAAACTATTATCTGCTTACTAAAAACACCTGGCAATATGCAGAGGCTATTGCTGCAAAAATACCCACAGGCAGGCTACTGTGGCAGGTAGGTAACGCTACGGCACAAAACCGTGATACTACGCTGACCAATTTCCTGGAGCAGCCAGCCTTTAGCTCTTTTTGGTATCTGGGTTTGTTGGCGCTCATTGTCTTTATCTTTTTTAATGCCAGGCGCAGGCAGCGTGTAGTGCCGGTTATACACCCGGTAACTAATACTACCATAGATTTTACAAAAACCATAGGTAACCTTTATTTTCAGGAAGGTAACCACCACACAATCATTGATAAAAAGATAATTTACTTTTTAGAAAAGGTGCGCACAGATTACCTTATTGACACCTATAGCCTTGATGATGCCTTTGTAGAAAGGCTGCATCAAAAAACCGGTAAAAGCATACAGGACATACAACAGGCAGTAAGCCTTATAAAAAAACACCGCCAACAAATACTCAGTTCAGAAGCTGATGTAATAGCAATAAACAACGCCATCGAAAAACTAAGGTTATGA
- a CDS encoding DUF4129 domain-containing protein — protein sequence MTRIILLCIYLLFSSTALIAQEEADTISEIVTDSIQYSEQTDYSYTDDTVYQKQTVAPPLPATYTNRKFSPGFKKKYTGNDFDYEQKPETENWATRFFAWIRKILKMLFGPGNTQHAGKSSAIADWLIKSLWILVILVVVYFIARAVLQKNGLWIFGRADKKITVTDVEAGNIHEMDFASLIEKTKKEDNYRLALRYYYLWLLKKLSAREIITWNWDKTNTDYYYEIKNNGLRDDFRYLSYVYDHSWYGDFDIDEKAFAKAEKAFKKTLNTL from the coding sequence GTGACCCGAATAATATTACTCTGTATTTATCTGTTATTTTCGTCCACTGCCCTTATAGCGCAGGAGGAAGCAGATACAATTTCTGAAATTGTAACAGACAGCATACAATATAGCGAACAAACCGATTATAGCTATACAGATGACACGGTTTATCAAAAACAAACTGTTGCCCCACCCCTGCCCGCCACCTATACTAACAGGAAATTTAGCCCCGGATTTAAGAAAAAATATACCGGAAACGATTTTGATTACGAGCAAAAACCCGAAACTGAGAACTGGGCAACACGTTTTTTTGCATGGATAAGAAAAATACTTAAAATGCTGTTTGGCCCGGGCAATACCCAACACGCAGGAAAAAGTTCTGCTATTGCAGACTGGCTCATAAAATCATTATGGATACTCGTAATACTGGTTGTGGTATATTTTATTGCACGGGCTGTTTTGCAAAAAAACGGGCTGTGGATATTTGGCCGTGCAGATAAAAAAATTACTGTTACCGATGTAGAAGCCGGAAACATTCACGAAATGGATTTTGCATCGCTGATAGAAAAAACTAAAAAAGAAGATAATTATAGGCTGGCATTGCGTTATTACTACCTGTGGCTGCTTAAAAAGTTATCGGCACGCGAAATAATAACCTGGAACTGGGATAAGACCAACACTGATTATTACTACGAAATAAAAAACAATGGCCTGCGTGACGATTTCCGTTACTTGTCTTATGTATATGACCACAGCTGGTATGGCGATTTTGATATTGATGAGAAGGCTTTTGCAAAAGCAGAAAAAGCCTTTAAAAAAACGCTAAATACATTATAA